The Bacteroidota bacterium genome has a window encoding:
- the dusB gene encoding tRNA dihydrouridine synthase DusB produces MVKIRNIELGGFPILLAPMEDVSDPPFRYVCKQNGADLMYTEFISSEGLIRHAAKSKQKLDIFEYERPIGIQLFGSDIESMREAARIATEAEPDLIDINYGCPVKNVACKGAGAALLQDVPKMVEMTKAVIEATHLPVTVKTRLGWDDTTKNIEEVAQRLQDIGIAALTIHGRTRKQLYKGPADWMLIGQVKNNPNIEIPIFGNGDVDSPEKALAMRNEYGVDGVMIGRGSIGNPWIFREVKHFMQTGEILAPPTLNERVDACKTHLLKSIEWKGEKTGIFEMRRHYTNYFKGFENFKNYRTTLVSIEDVDVIIETLEEVRSTYSNVELAC; encoded by the coding sequence TTGGTAAAAATAAGAAACATAGAATTGGGAGGTTTTCCCATACTGCTTGCACCGATGGAGGATGTAAGCGACCCGCCGTTCCGTTATGTGTGCAAACAAAACGGAGCCGATTTGATGTACACTGAATTTATCAGTAGTGAAGGATTGATACGCCATGCTGCAAAGAGTAAACAAAAGCTGGATATTTTTGAATATGAACGCCCGATTGGCATACAGCTTTTTGGCAGCGATATAGAAAGTATGCGTGAGGCAGCAAGAATTGCTACCGAAGCAGAACCCGATTTGATTGATATTAACTACGGTTGTCCTGTAAAAAATGTAGCCTGCAAAGGTGCCGGTGCTGCTTTGTTGCAAGATGTGCCCAAGATGGTGGAAATGACCAAAGCGGTAATTGAAGCCACGCACCTGCCTGTAACGGTGAAAACCCGACTGGGATGGGATGATACCACCAAAAACATTGAAGAGGTGGCGCAACGCCTGCAAGATATAGGTATAGCTGCGCTAACAATACACGGACGCACCCGCAAACAATTGTATAAAGGCCCGGCAGATTGGATGTTGATTGGCCAAGTGAAAAACAACCCTAATATAGAAATACCCATTTTTGGAAACGGTGATGTGGACAGCCCTGAAAAGGCGCTAGCCATGCGCAACGAATATGGGGTTGACGGGGTGATGATTGGACGCGGCTCTATTGGAAATCCGTGGATTTTTAGAGAAGTGAAACACTTTATGCAAACGGGTGAAATATTGGCTCCGCCAACGTTGAATGAGCGCGTTGACGCATGCAAAACCCACCTGCTGAAATCAATTGAATGGAAAGGCGAGAAAACAGGCATTTTTGAAATGCGCCGCCACTATACCAATTATTTTAAAGGGTTTGAGAACTTTAAAAACTACCGCACCACGCTGGTGAGTATAGAAGATGTTGACGTAATTATTGAAACGCTTGAAGAAGTAAGAAGCACTTACAGCAACGTTGAACTGGCCTGCTGA
- a CDS encoding response regulator, whose protein sequence is MNKVLIVEDEHDIRENIAEIFKLSKFKVYEAANGEEGLELAAAEQPDIVVSDILMPKMDGFELLERLKSNPQTEHIPVILLTAKTMMDSKLRGLKIGADDYITKPFNVDELVLRATNLVQTRKKLRRTPIIPEKLKVESKDDLFIKKIYSIMEKNIDKFDFSVEDFVREMGYSRSAVQKKIKAITGKTATNLVRDYRLERAKQLIEQGAGFLSEIASMVGFNSLSYFSNCYKQYFGVNPSEVKKKSKGGEDDHQQASSTLL, encoded by the coding sequence ATGAACAAGGTACTGATTGTAGAGGACGAACATGACATTCGTGAGAACATTGCAGAGATTTTTAAATTAAGTAAATTTAAAGTTTACGAGGCTGCAAACGGAGAGGAGGGGCTGGAATTAGCTGCTGCTGAACAACCCGATATTGTGGTGTCAGATATTTTGATGCCCAAAATGGACGGTTTTGAACTACTTGAAAGACTTAAAAGCAATCCCCAAACCGAGCATATACCCGTTATATTACTTACTGCCAAAACAATGATGGACAGTAAACTGCGTGGTTTAAAAATCGGGGCAGATGATTATATAACCAAACCTTTTAATGTGGATGAATTGGTACTGCGCGCTACCAACCTTGTGCAAACCCGCAAGAAATTGCGCCGCACCCCCATTATTCCTGAAAAGCTGAAAGTTGAAAGCAAAGACGACCTGTTTATCAAAAAGATATACAGCATAATGGAGAAGAACATTGATAAGTTCGACTTTTCGGTAGAGGATTTTGTGCGCGAAATGGGTTACAGCCGCAGTGCCGTGCAAAAAAAGATAAAGGCAATTACGGGCAAAACGGCAACCAACCTTGTGCGCGATTACCGTTTGGAGCGTGCCAAGCAACTTATTGAGCAAGGTGCAGGTTTCCTTTCAGAAATTGCAAGCATGGTAGGCTTTAACAGCCTTTCATACTTCTCTAACTGCTATAAACAATACTTCGGTGTTAATCCTTCAGAGGTGAAAAAGAAGTCTAAAGGTGGAGAAGACGACCATCAGCAGGCCAGTTCAACGTTGCTGTAA
- a CDS encoding PAS domain S-box protein, translating to MEAEEKEEKKPVKQRMQNKAEEPMVLAGYNGNIISLSPAFSQLSRYTAEVLNTSGGLENLFESEGVYAEILDALQKGKNWEGHTIILDSRQDELVVRIDAQVQRNGNAEPHFEFTFFDITRSKKNELVETRLLKAITRCTEVLFSDPDSSQGLSTVLETIGKALQVHRAYIYKVSEERGRIVAERMYEWVRKGGFNTKEFAQLKSFNFQEFLPVLEILKSGNQVSISPRSRFDKAVLDIISTLNIYSLLTIPIFIDNQLWGYIGFEDLENTRDWGRAEKKALKSLAHNIGALLKINNLTAELVNKNRQLENAIEGATDGLWVWDIQNQDTYISSRMYTIFGYAPGEWGGDLLPIRNLLKTEDTELLEERIKAAVASRQAALDFETVAKHKKGRYVWVKGTINFTYDASGNVVQHSGSASDISTEKLYELKIRRQEEHYQRLVNSLKEVVFETDRSGHITFLNNSWKNLTGKNIRDSLGKKLVDFVADTNVKELEQVFTQLREKQIGPGRMEMQVISNGVAYWTEIWLRGLYDSNYELTGVTGSIFDINSKKLAEAQLRESEERYRLLSENTKDIICLHDAESRYLYVSPSMQEMLGYPARALVGGFAWDCIHPDDVVEVKNAFAQIIKGKHPGFVRYRVKHRKGHYVWVETVAGLQDPHPDKGRPVLIQTATRDISQQKKAEEEIINALEKERELVELRTNLINMISHEFRTPLTTIKSSSDLMVRYLPGLRKSDVKDRFSFHFKKILEQVNRINDLISGVLLLGRMDSGKIHYQPEVVNFVSFINDTLERYRESHPEESRIPIINFKGTPRDVKIDQMLVSHILNNLISNALNIQRVKKIPN from the coding sequence ATGGAAGCTGAGGAGAAGGAAGAAAAAAAACCTGTTAAACAGCGTATGCAAAATAAGGCAGAAGAGCCAATGGTGCTTGCAGGATATAATGGAAACATCATCTCCCTAAGTCCTGCATTCTCGCAGCTTTCCAGATATACTGCCGAAGTGTTAAATACAAGCGGCGGGCTTGAGAACTTGTTTGAGAGCGAAGGAGTTTATGCTGAAATTTTGGATGCCCTGCAAAAAGGTAAAAACTGGGAGGGGCATACCATTATATTAGACTCTAGGCAAGATGAGCTGGTGGTGCGAATTGATGCTCAGGTACAACGCAACGGAAACGCTGAACCTCATTTTGAATTTACTTTTTTTGATATTACCCGCTCAAAGAAAAACGAGCTGGTTGAAACCCGCCTGCTAAAAGCTATTACACGCTGTACCGAAGTGTTGTTTAGCGATCCCGATTCTTCGCAAGGACTGAGCACTGTGCTTGAAACTATTGGGAAAGCATTACAGGTACACCGCGCTTACATTTACAAAGTAAGCGAAGAAAGGGGTAGGATAGTAGCTGAACGAATGTACGAATGGGTGCGCAAAGGCGGCTTTAATACCAAAGAGTTTGCACAGCTTAAATCCTTTAATTTTCAAGAGTTTTTACCCGTTTTAGAAATACTTAAGTCGGGCAATCAAGTATCTATTTCGCCACGTTCACGGTTTGATAAGGCAGTACTTGATATTATCTCAACCCTTAATATTTACTCACTGCTTACCATCCCCATATTTATTGATAACCAACTGTGGGGCTATATCGGTTTTGAAGACCTGGAAAACACCCGCGATTGGGGGCGTGCCGAGAAAAAGGCACTTAAATCGTTGGCGCACAATATTGGTGCGTTGTTAAAAATAAATAACCTAACAGCCGAACTGGTAAATAAAAATCGTCAGTTAGAGAACGCTATAGAAGGTGCAACTGACGGGCTTTGGGTATGGGACATTCAAAATCAGGATACGTATATATCATCGCGTATGTACACCATTTTTGGGTATGCACCGGGTGAGTGGGGCGGTGATTTGCTGCCGATAAGGAATTTATTAAAAACAGAAGATACTGAACTGCTTGAAGAGCGTATAAAAGCTGCTGTTGCTTCGCGGCAGGCTGCGCTTGACTTTGAAACGGTTGCCAAACATAAAAAAGGCCGCTATGTATGGGTGAAGGGGACTATAAACTTTACCTATGATGCAAGTGGAAATGTGGTGCAACACAGCGGTTCAGCCAGTGATATTTCGACAGAGAAGCTGTATGAGTTAAAAATCAGAAGGCAGGAAGAGCACTACCAGCGGTTAGTGAACAGCTTGAAAGAAGTTGTTTTTGAAACCGATCGCAGTGGCCATATTACCTTCTTAAATAATTCGTGGAAAAACCTTACAGGTAAAAACATTAGAGACAGTTTGGGTAAAAAACTGGTTGATTTTGTGGCTGATACGAACGTAAAGGAACTGGAGCAGGTGTTTACCCAATTGAGGGAAAAACAAATTGGCCCCGGAAGGATGGAAATGCAGGTAATAAGCAATGGAGTTGCTTACTGGACGGAGATTTGGTTGCGCGGTTTATACGATTCTAATTATGAGTTAACGGGCGTAACAGGCTCGATATTCGATATTAACAGTAAAAAACTGGCCGAAGCCCAATTGCGCGAAAGCGAAGAGCGCTACAGGCTTTTGTCAGAAAACACAAAAGACATTATCTGTCTTCACGATGCTGAAAGCCGGTATTTGTATGTTTCGCCTTCAATGCAAGAAATGCTGGGCTATCCTGCACGGGCACTTGTGGGCGGCTTTGCATGGGATTGCATACATCCTGATGATGTTGTAGAGGTAAAAAATGCCTTTGCACAAATTATCAAGGGCAAGCATCCGGGCTTTGTGCGTTATCGTGTAAAGCACCGCAAAGGCCACTACGTATGGGTAGAAACCGTTGCAGGTTTGCAAGACCCGCATCCTGATAAAGGCCGGCCGGTGCTGATACAAACGGCCACCCGCGATATTAGTCAGCAGAAAAAGGCCGAGGAAGAGATTATTAATGCCCTTGAAAAAGAGCGCGAGTTGGTTGAGTTGCGTACCAACCTTATCAATATGATTTCTCACGAATTCCGCACGCCGCTTACCACCATCAAATCAAGCTCTGATTTGATGGTAAGGTACTTACCCGGTCTTAGGAAATCGGATGTAAAAGACCGTTTCAGTTTTCACTTTAAAAAGATTCTGGAGCAAGTAAACCGGATTAACGATTTAATATCGGGAGTATTACTGCTGGGTCGTATGGATAGCGGTAAAATACATTACCAGCCGGAAGTAGTTAATTTTGTGTCATTTATAAATGATACTCTTGAACGCTACCGCGAATCTCATCCCGAGGAAAGCCGAATACCCATCATTAATTTTAAAGGCACCCCGCGCGATGTTAAAATAGACCAAATGCTGGTTTCGCATATTTTGAACAACTTAATTTCAAATGCCTTAAATATTCAGCGGGTAAAAAAAATCCCGAACTAA
- a CDS encoding phosphatidate cytidylyltransferase, producing the protein MSNFWQRTLTGAVFVVVMIGAIYLGFTFWLFLLIVSLGLWEFYRIMLGEGNLTAKIYGSVVGVLVYISLAWVFTPGLFPFSLPLSGRPDSLAMLLPGFVAVLLIELFRKHPDPIKNISTAIFGWLYVAMPFALGYIMEAQADDTMPFLVVLFILIWCNDTFAYLTGRMIGRTPLFTRISPKKTIEGTLGGALLTMLAAWLLKGNLLFPLSHGIVFPLLTGLTVAIMGVLGDLVESKFKRQLQIKDSGNILPGHGGILDRFDSFILVVPSIYMLLQVAGLFIIKCAK; encoded by the coding sequence ATGAGTAATTTTTGGCAACGCACCCTTACCGGGGCTGTTTTTGTGGTGGTGATGATTGGGGCCATATACTTAGGGTTTACCTTTTGGCTCTTTTTATTGATTGTTTCATTGGGTCTGTGGGAGTTTTACCGCATTATGCTGGGCGAAGGCAACCTTACTGCAAAAATATACGGTAGCGTTGTTGGGGTTTTGGTATACATAAGTTTAGCGTGGGTATTTACCCCCGGTTTATTCCCCTTTTCGTTGCCCTTATCGGGCCGACCTGATAGCTTGGCCATGTTGCTACCCGGTTTTGTTGCAGTATTATTAATAGAGCTTTTCCGCAAACATCCTGATCCTATTAAAAACATCTCAACAGCAATATTCGGTTGGTTGTATGTAGCTATGCCCTTTGCTTTGGGTTATATTATGGAGGCGCAGGCAGATGATACCATGCCTTTTTTAGTAGTGTTGTTTATACTAATATGGTGTAACGATACTTTTGCTTACCTCACAGGACGGATGATAGGCCGTACCCCCTTATTCACACGCATATCTCCTAAAAAGACTATAGAAGGCACATTGGGCGGAGCCCTACTTACCATGTTGGCAGCTTGGCTGCTAAAAGGGAATTTGTTGTTTCCGTTGAGCCACGGTATAGTTTTTCCGTTACTTACCGGATTAACGGTGGCTATTATGGGAGTATTGGGCGATTTGGTAGAGTCTAAATTTAAACGCCAGCTTCAAATTAAAGACAGCGGAAACATTTTACCCGGGCACGGAGGTATTTTAGACCGCTTTGATTCTTTCATTTTAGTAGTACCCTCAATATACATGCTGCTTCAGGTGGCGGGTCTTTTTATCATAAAGTGTGCTAAATAG
- a CDS encoding CPBP family intramembrane metalloprotease, which yields MEENTQPALPPINPAIKALSHIIILMGLYFTFGVLFSLLGTYLGELVTGVPVKLDTNLMLADLADENKKPAYKIYFLVSSLGAFVFTALVFATVFARQKPREYFGYKRIFPPAKQFALVALIAVVAVPIISYIAYLTRQIAMPAEWADVMDLQRTNDSIGNAIIRADNIPVLLFNLCVMAIAPALGEELLFRGAFMQTFYRFFGNRIHIAVFTVAFLFSAVHLQVYNFLAIMMMGVLFGYLYYWSGNIMVSVWAHFFNNAIAVLSGYLYTLNPSQEVYATEYEFGWQAALVCTVVFVLAVFAFYKVTRPYHAESE from the coding sequence ATGGAAGAAAATACTCAACCCGCGTTGCCCCCAATAAATCCGGCTATTAAAGCCCTTTCGCACATTATCATATTAATGGGCTTGTATTTTACCTTTGGGGTGCTGTTTAGTTTGCTAGGTACCTACTTAGGTGAGTTGGTTACCGGTGTGCCTGTAAAGTTAGATACCAATTTAATGTTGGCCGATTTGGCTGATGAGAACAAAAAACCTGCCTATAAGATATACTTTTTAGTATCCTCGTTGGGGGCGTTTGTGTTTACCGCTTTGGTATTTGCAACGGTGTTTGCCCGCCAAAAACCGCGTGAATATTTTGGTTACAAACGTATTTTTCCGCCGGCCAAGCAGTTTGCTTTGGTGGCTTTAATTGCAGTTGTAGCAGTTCCCATCATTTCATACATCGCATACCTTACCCGCCAAATAGCAATGCCTGCCGAGTGGGCTGATGTAATGGATTTGCAAAGAACCAATGATAGCATTGGTAATGCCATTATCCGTGCCGATAATATCCCTGTTTTGTTGTTTAACCTATGTGTTATGGCAATTGCTCCTGCATTGGGCGAGGAATTATTGTTCAGGGGAGCATTTATGCAAACGTTTTACCGCTTTTTTGGCAATCGCATTCATATAGCAGTGTTTACTGTGGCTTTTTTGTTTTCTGCCGTGCATTTGCAGGTATATAACTTTTTAGCCATTATGATGATGGGCGTTTTGTTCGGCTACCTGTATTATTGGAGCGGAAACATTATGGTATCAGTATGGGCGCACTTCTTTAATAATGCCATAGCTGTATTGTCGGGCTATTTATATACACTTAACCCCTCGCAAGAAGTTTATGCTACCGAGTATGAATTTGGGTGGCAAGCTGCATTGGTTTGCACTGTAGTATTTGTTTTGGCAGTGTTTGCATTTTATAAAGTTACAAGACCTTACCACGCAGAAAGTGAATAG
- a CDS encoding DUF2007 domain-containing protein, with product MEKDWVKLASLGNRQKADILLTLLESEGISAVLLNKQDSVYNFGEVEIYCHGKDALKALEIIEYNFPL from the coding sequence ATGGAAAAAGACTGGGTGAAACTGGCATCATTGGGTAATAGGCAAAAAGCCGATATTTTGCTCACTTTGCTTGAAAGCGAAGGGATAAGTGCCGTTTTGCTTAACAAACAAGACTCAGTGTATAATTTTGGCGAAGTAGAAATATACTGCCACGGTAAAGATGCCTTAAAGGCATTAGAGATTATAGAATACAACTTTCCGCTATGA
- a CDS encoding sensor histidine kinase, which yields MKFDRKLVQITIKDYGIGIAENDLKNLFQSFYRGSNALTIPGTGLGLVIVKQFVEMHGGTIELESKLNRGTTIQITLPI from the coding sequence ATTAAATTTGACAGAAAATTAGTTCAGATTACAATAAAAGACTACGGTATAGGCATTGCCGAAAATGACTTGAAAAACCTTTTTCAATCGTTTTACAGGGGCAGCAATGCACTCACTATTCCCGGTACCGGCTTGGGACTTGTGATTGTAAAGCAGTTTGTTGAGATGCATGGCGGAACTATTGAGCTAGAAAGTAAACTTAACCGGGGCACTACCATTCAAATAACATTACCTATATAA